From Moraxella sp. K1664, one genomic window encodes:
- the hemH gene encoding ferrochelatase: protein MKTAIILVNLGTPDEPTPQGVRRYLREFLSDTRVIEIPSFIWKIILNLFVLTTRPKRVAHAYQSVWTQDGSPLLAILKQQASLLEDHLAKQGKNVPVFPATTYGNPNIKAVMADLEDKGYDDFIVFSLYPQYSATTTGAVFDKVAEYCMKKRNMPAVQFTRDYHDHPLYIQALADSIRKFWAEHGRADRLLMSFHGIPKPYADKGDPYADECRKTAVLVASELGLGTHEWAISFQSRFGAQEWLKPYTDELLTEWGNQGVSVQVLSPAFSADCLETLEELAVENRDNFINAGGKSYQYIPALNTDELHIQLMADMVGRYL, encoded by the coding sequence ATGAAAACCGCCATTATCCTTGTCAATCTAGGCACGCCTGACGAACCCACCCCACAGGGCGTTCGCCGTTATTTGCGTGAGTTTTTGTCCGATACTCGGGTGATTGAAATTCCATCCTTTATTTGGAAAATTATCCTTAATCTGTTTGTATTAACCACCCGTCCCAAACGTGTCGCTCATGCGTATCAAAGCGTATGGACACAAGACGGCTCACCCCTGCTAGCGATTTTAAAACAGCAAGCAAGCCTGCTTGAAGACCACCTTGCCAAGCAGGGCAAAAACGTCCCTGTTTTTCCTGCGACTACTTATGGCAATCCTAACATCAAGGCGGTCATGGCGGATTTAGAAGATAAAGGCTATGATGACTTTATCGTCTTTTCGTTGTACCCACAATATTCGGCAACGACCACAGGGGCGGTGTTTGATAAAGTGGCAGAGTATTGCATGAAAAAGCGTAATATGCCCGCCGTGCAGTTTACCAGAGATTATCACGACCACCCGTTATATATACAGGCGTTGGCGGATAGTATTCGTAAGTTTTGGGCAGAGCATGGGCGAGCTGACAGGCTACTCATGAGTTTTCACGGCATTCCTAAGCCTTATGCTGACAAAGGTGACCCTTATGCCGATGAGTGCCGTAAAACGGCGGTGCTAGTCGCAAGCGAGCTAGGACTTGGCACACACGAATGGGCGATAAGTTTCCAATCACGCTTTGGGGCTCAGGAATGGCTAAAACCCTACACCGACGAGCTTCTGACTGAATGGGGTAATCAAGGCGTGTCGGTGCAAGTGCTAAGCCCTGCTTTTTCTGCTGATTGCTTGGAGACCTTAGAAGAGCTGGCGGTAGAGAACCGTGATAACTTTATCAACGCTGGCGGTAAGTCGTATCAGTATATCCCCGCTCTAAATACCGATGAGTTACATATCCAGCTCATGGCGGACATGGTGGGGCGGTATTTGTGA
- a CDS encoding IS5 family transposase (programmed frameshift) gives MTPKQAEKLNDSEFKRYFGIKRTTYQHMLTILQEAYNEQHKKGGRKAKISPESKLVITLNYYREYRSQFHIAQDFGITKSAVCKAIKWVEGILINHKDFALPGKKALWQDNNLETVLIDATEIPIERPKKKQRRQYSGKKKRHTLKAQIVVDKKSKRILCTHVGRGGMHDFKLYQSSKITIKQSILIQVDSGYQGIQQTHANSQLPKKKTKLKPLTKADKKANRKLSSKRVTNEHVIGKLKCFKILSCRYRNRRKRFGLRVNLISAIYNFELG, from the exons ATGACACCCAAGCAAGCTGAAAAACTAAACGACAGTGAGTTTAAACGATACTTTGGTATAAAAAGAACTACTTATCAACACATGCTTACAATACTACAAGAAGCCTACAATGAACAACATAAAAAAGGCGGTAGAAAAGCCAAAATTAGCCCAGAGAGTAAACTTGTCATAACCTTAAACTACTACAGAGAATACCGCAGTCAATTTCACATAGCCCAAGACTTTGGTATTACTAAAAGTGCTGTGTGCAAGGCAATTAAATGGGTGGAAGGTATACTCATCAATCACAAAGACTTTGCCTTGCCAGGTAAAAAAGCCTTATGGCAAGACAACAACCTTGAAACTGTACTCATTGATGCCACAGAAATCCCCATAGAGAGACCTA AAAAAAAGCAAAGGCGACAGTACTCAGGCAAAAAGAAACGTCATACCTTAAAAGCACAAATTGTTGTTGATAAAAAGAGTAAGAGAATACTATGCACCCATGTTGGTAGAGGAGGCATGCATGACTTTAAACTCTACCAATCATCAAAAATAACCATCAAACAAAGTATTTTGATTCAAGTAGATTCAGGCTATCAAGGCATACAACAAACTCATGCAAATAGCCAACTACCAAAGAAAAAGACAAAACTTAAACCTTTAACCAAAGCAGATAAAAAAGCAAATCGCAAGTTATCATCCAAGCGAGTAACCAATGAACATGTCATTGGGAAACTCAAGTGTTTTAAAATCTTATCATGTCGCTACCGCAATCGCAGAAAAAGATTTGGATTAAGGGTGAATCTAATTTCTGCGATTTATAATTTTGAGCTGGGGTAG
- a CDS encoding cell division protein ZipA C-terminal FtsZ-binding domain-containing protein, with amino-acid sequence MSTFLTIVVVLVILLGLWLIIRSMLAKDFEGDTKTLAYKDGLPILPRDERGQSALSVETQSQDETVSAEPVKSGRELADETKADALSSLAMVASQDSNAHNTPQDDDADILADEPIKKERFTEPSSDFVQNSPVLDRHLEEQQAFDQDNDPLLNAQETVTVVITPKDQYNGLSGRAVLDIVRAYGLKYGVMNMYHRYEREDGTGKLWFSMLGVGYDGSVEGFDLNTLTDSHFSALSLFLSLPHPHALRGFDSMVSVAQMIAKDINADVHDDEGYILDGAYLAKLRAKVADYR; translated from the coding sequence ATGAGTACTTTTTTGACGATAGTCGTTGTATTGGTCATTTTGCTGGGGCTATGGCTGATTATCCGCAGTATGCTTGCCAAGGATTTTGAAGGCGACACCAAGACATTGGCGTACAAGGACGGTTTGCCGATTTTGCCCCGAGATGAGCGGGGGCAGTCGGCACTATCAGTGGAAACACAGAGCCAAGATGAGACGGTCAGTGCCGAGCCCGTCAAATCAGGGCGAGAGTTGGCTGATGAGACCAAAGCGGACGCCCTGTCAAGCCTTGCCATGGTCGCAAGCCAAGACTCTAATGCTCATAACACTCCCCAAGATGATGATGCCGACATACTAGCCGATGAACCCATTAAAAAAGAGCGGTTTACCGAGCCGTCAAGTGACTTTGTCCAGAACTCACCTGTGCTTGACCGTCATCTTGAAGAACAGCAAGCCTTTGACCAAGACAACGACCCCTTGCTCAATGCCCAAGAGACGGTTACGGTCGTCATCACCCCCAAAGACCAATACAATGGACTCTCAGGCAGGGCGGTGCTTGATATCGTCAGAGCCTATGGGCTAAAATACGGCGTGATGAACATGTATCATCGCTATGAGCGTGAAGACGGCACGGGCAAGCTGTGGTTTAGCATGCTGGGCGTGGGTTATGATGGTTCGGTGGAAGGCTTTGATTTAAACACTTTGACTGACAGCCATTTTAGTGCGTTATCGCTGTTCTTGTCTTTGCCACACCCCCATGCCTTGCGTGGTTTTGATAGCATGGTATCGGTCGCCCAGATGATTGCCAAAGACATCAATGCCGATGTGCATGATGATGAAGGCTATATCTTGGACGGGGCGTATTTGGCAAAACTGCGTGCCAAAGTTGCCGATTACCGTTAA
- the ligA gene encoding NAD-dependent DNA ligase LigA, which translates to MTDLFTSANLSADTPANDDTAIIAQMRQLITALKRHNHAYYVLDNPTITDGEYDSLRAKLVQLENDFPTLKQQDSPTDNVGDTPLPFFTQVTHDLPMLSLGNVFNADDMANFVRRVNERLDSKNQNPEFEMELKLDGLAVSLKYINGVFSQAVTRGDGRVGEDITHNVRTIRNLPLVLDDCKDIDLLEVRGEVLMPKAGFLKLNEQSRKRGERVFANPRNAAAGSLRQLNPAIAKSRPLAFYGYSVNQGLPNAITTQSGAMRFLQAQGFHVSPFKVVANLQDIDDFYQATIAGRDELPFEIDGMVVKLNSLALQDDLGFLSREPRWATAYKFPATTATTRLLDVEWQVGRTGQLTPVGKLDPINVGGVTVSNVTLHNFGEIGRLGVMIGDIVSIHRAGDVIPKVSGVMTDLRDDNVREIHLPTACPVCDSPVVLPDGEALARCMGGLVCTAQAQEALIHFVSRKAMDIDGLGSQWLIKFFDMGLIKTVADIYRLADKVAVLQNLEGLGEKSVANMLSAIDKSKATTLPRFIFALGIRGVGESTALNLAEHFGELDKLQSASVDELLKVVDIGEITAKNIHEFFRSEHNMAVVDDLVALGVHWQAVIKDTGNAPLDGQTWVVTGTLGTMGRDEAKAHLQALGAKVSGSVSAKTSVLLAGEKAGSKLDKANELGVRVVGEDEFMALLAEHGRL; encoded by the coding sequence ATGACTGATTTATTTACTTCTGCCAACTTATCTGCCGATACACCTGCCAATGACGATACAGCGATTATCGCCCAAATGCGACAGCTTATCACCGCCCTAAAACGCCATAACCACGCCTATTATGTGCTAGACAACCCAACCATTACAGACGGCGAATATGACAGTTTGCGTGCCAAATTAGTCCAGCTGGAAAATGACTTTCCCACGCTAAAACAACAAGACAGCCCGACTGATAATGTGGGCGATACGCCCTTGCCGTTTTTTACCCAAGTTACTCACGATTTGCCCATGTTGTCGCTTGGTAACGTGTTTAATGCCGATGACATGGCAAATTTTGTCCGCCGTGTTAATGAGCGTTTAGACAGCAAAAACCAAAATCCCGAATTTGAAATGGAGCTTAAACTGGACGGTTTGGCGGTATCTTTAAAATACATCAATGGCGTATTTAGCCAAGCCGTAACTCGTGGGGATGGACGGGTGGGCGAAGACATCACGCACAACGTCCGTACCATTCGTAACCTACCACTTGTACTTGATGATTGCAAAGACATTGATCTTTTAGAGGTGCGTGGCGAGGTGTTAATGCCAAAAGCAGGATTTTTAAAATTAAACGAACAAAGTCGTAAACGTGGCGAGAGGGTCTTTGCCAACCCCAGAAACGCAGCAGCAGGGTCATTAAGACAGCTAAATCCTGCCATCGCCAAATCCCGTCCATTGGCTTTTTATGGTTATTCGGTCAATCAAGGTCTGCCCAATGCCATCACAACCCAAAGTGGAGCAATGCGTTTTTTGCAGGCACAGGGGTTTCATGTATCGCCCTTTAAAGTGGTGGCAAATTTACAAGACATTGATGACTTTTATCAAGCGACCATAGCAGGGCGAGATGAGTTGCCTTTTGAGATTGATGGCATGGTGGTTAAATTAAACTCGCTTGCCTTACAAGATGATTTGGGGTTTTTAAGTCGTGAGCCACGTTGGGCGACTGCTTACAAATTCCCTGCCACGACCGCCACAACACGCCTACTGGATGTAGAATGGCAAGTAGGGCGGACAGGACAGCTCACCCCCGTGGGCAAACTTGACCCTATCAATGTCGGGGGCGTTACCGTAAGCAACGTTACCTTGCATAACTTCGGCGAGATTGGACGGCTTGGGGTCATGATAGGCGACATCGTGAGCATTCACAGGGCAGGGGACGTGATTCCCAAGGTGTCAGGCGTGATGACGGATTTGCGTGATGACAACGTGCGTGAGATACATTTGCCGACCGCTTGCCCTGTCTGTGATTCGCCCGTGGTGCTACCAGACGGTGAAGCTCTGGCACGTTGCATGGGGGGGCTTGTTTGTACCGCCCAAGCCCAAGAAGCCTTGATACATTTTGTTTCACGCAAGGCCATGGATATTGACGGTTTGGGATCGCAGTGGCTCATTAAGTTTTTTGACATGGGGCTGATTAAAACGGTGGCGGATATTTATCGTCTGGCAGATAAGGTGGCAGTTTTGCAAAACCTAGAAGGCTTGGGCGAAAAGTCGGTTGCCAATATGTTATCCGCCATTGACAAATCAAAAGCCACAACCCTACCACGTTTTATCTTTGCCTTAGGCATTCGTGGGGTGGGCGAGAGTACGGCACTAAACCTAGCCGAGCATTTTGGCGAGCTTGACAAACTACAATCGGCAAGTGTGGACGAGCTGTTAAAGGTGGTGGATATTGGTGAGATTACCGCCAAAAATATCCATGAGTTTTTCCGTTCCGAGCATAACATGGCGGTGGTAGATGATTTGGTGGCGTTGGGCGTGCATTGGCAAGCGGTCATCAAGGACACAGGCAACGCCCCCCTTGACGGACAAACGTGGGTGGTAACAGGCACGCTTGGGACAATGGGTCGAGACGAAGCCAAAGCCCATTTGCAAGCGTTGGGGGCGAAAGTCTCAGGGTCGGTGTCTGCCAAAACCAGCGTGCTACTGGCAGGCGAGAAAGCAGGCTCTAAGCTAGATAAGGCAA